One part of the Vitis riparia cultivar Riparia Gloire de Montpellier isolate 1030 chromosome 8, EGFV_Vit.rip_1.0, whole genome shotgun sequence genome encodes these proteins:
- the LOC117920069 gene encoding purple acid phosphatase 22-like, producing MEKSWLTVSFHLLTILSSIQLPRSHASSDYSRQPPRRLIFTPHHRSDSDPQQVHISLVGRDRMKVSWITDDKSARSIVEYGKMPGKYEASATGEHTSYNYFFYSSGKIHHVEIGPLEAGTLYYYRCGGSGQEFYFKTPPSSFPIEFAVVGDLGQTEWTASTLNHVNRTNYDVLLLPGDLSYADSHQPLWDSFGRLVEPYASHRPWMVTEGNHEIEIFPIIYPDGFKAFNSRWPMPFQESGSTSNLYYSFEVAGCHVIMLGSYAEFDEKSAQYKWLKGDLGKVDRRRTPWLIVLIHAPWYNTNLAHKGEGESMRKAMEKLLYEARVDVVFAGHVHAYERFTRVYKNKADECGPIHVTIGDGGNREGLALTFEKPTSASLSVYREPSFGHGRLRVLNQTHAFWSWHRNNDSDCILADSLWLQSLSVSRQCTQFQQDQASPPLVSVNLNDEL from the exons ATGGAGAAAAGTTGGCTAACCGTTTCCTTCCATCTCCTAACCATCTTATCATCAATTCAACTTCCACGGTCACATGCATCTTCTGATTATTCCAGACAGCCACCTCGAAGGCTCATCTTCACTCCGCACCACCGATCGGACTCCGATCCTCAACAG GTTCACATTTCGCTAGTGGGGAGGGATCGCATGAAGGTTTCATGGATCACAGACGATAAAAGCGCACGTTCCATAGTAGAGTATGGAAAGATGCCCGGAAAATACGAAGCGTCTGCGACAGGGGAGCATACCTCGTATAATTACTTCTTTTACAGCTCCGGCAAGATTCACCATGTTGAGATCGGACCGTTGGAGGCTGGGACACTGTACTACTACAGATGTGGAGGTTCAGGGCAAGAATTTTACTTCAAAACACCTCCTTCCAGCTTTCCCATTGAATTTGCAGTGGTTG GAGATCTAGGGCAAACAGAATGGACAGCATCGACCCTGAACCATGTCAACAGAACAAACTACGACGTGCTTTTATTACCCGGTGATCTCTCTTATGCCGATAGCCATCAGCCCCTTTGGGACTCCTTCGGCCGCCTTGTGGAGCCGTACGCCAGCCACCGCCCCTGGATGGTCACTGAAGGCAACCATGAGATTGAGATCTTCCCCATCATCTACCCCGATGGCTTCAAAGCCTTTAATTCTAGGTGGCCGATGCCTTTCCAAGAGAGTGGCTCCACCTCCAACCTCTACTACTCTTTTGAGGTTGCTGGGTGCCATGTTATCATGTTGGGTTCTTATGCTGAGTTCGATGAGAAATCCGCTCAGTACAAGTGGCTGAAGGGGGATCTGGGTAAGGTTGATAGGAGGAGGACGCCGTGGCTTATTGTGCTCATTCACGCGCCATGGTATAATACTAATCTGGCCCATAAGGGGGAAGGAGAGAGCATGAGGAAAGCCATGGAGAAGCTGTTGTATGAGGCTAGGGTTGATGTGGTTTTTGCTGGCCATGTTCATGCCTACGAACGATTT ACAAGGGTTTACAAGAACAAGGCAGATGAATGCGGGCCCATACATGTAACAATTGGGGATGGAGGAAACAGAGAAGGACTTGCTTTAAC GTTTGAGAAGCCGACAAGCGCCTCCCTCTCAGTGTACAGAGAGCCAAGTTTTGGACATGGGCGATTGAGGGTATTAAACCAGACGCATGCATTTTGGTCATGGCACCGTAACAATGACTCCGACTGTATTCTGGCTGACAGCCTGTGGCTACAAAGTTTAAGCGTTTCGAGACAGTGCACGCAGTTTCAGCAGGATCAAGCATCACCACCACTAGTATCTGTTAATCTTAATGACGAACTTTGA
- the LOC117919558 gene encoding zinc finger A20 and AN1 domain-containing stress-associated protein 4-like encodes MAEEHRCEAPEGHRLCANNCGFFGSPATLNLCSKCYRDLRLKEEQASSAKSAVEKSLSAASSSTAPLSPPALTLPEAANEITVPAAVAASVPPPSATQPNRCSTCRKRVGLTGFRCRCGITFCGVHRYPEQHGCTFDFKTLGKEAISKANPVVKAEKLHKI; translated from the coding sequence ATGGCGGAAGAACACAGATGCGAAGCTCCCGAAGGCCACCGCCTTTGCGCCAACAACTGCGGTTTCTTCGGTAGTCCAGCGACCCTAAACCTTTGCTCTAAATGTTACAGAGACCTCCGTCTCAAAGAAGAACAAGCCTCCTCTGCCAAATCCGCGGTGGAGAAATCGCTTTCAGCCGCTTCCTCTTCCACAGCTCCTCTCTCCCCTCCCGCTTTAACCTTACCGGAAGCCGCCAATGAAATCACTGTTCCGGCGGCTGTGGCCGCCTCTGTACCGCCACCTTCGGCGACACAGCCGAACAGGTGCTCCACATGTCGGAAAAGGGTGGGATTGACCGGGTTCCGGTGTAGGTGTGGGATCACGTTCTGTGGGGTCCACCGGTACCCGGAACAGCACGGGTGCACCTTTGACTTCAAGACGCTTGGCAAAGAGGCTATCTCTAAGGCCAATCCTGTTGTAAAAGCTGAGAAGTTGCACAAGATATGA